One stretch of Commensalibacter melissae DNA includes these proteins:
- a CDS encoding methylenetetrahydrofolate reductase yields MTRISVELIPRDRNHIISDMKQVKECFPIADSINIPDLMRFSLRSWNAFQITSSYYTRSIPHIRAIDINPDLPLPGHDINNLQEILVIQGDPPSDFNKHTYPNSTESILRRYRRELPHLKLYAAFDPYRRSPKEELEHVLSKKEAGASGFFTQPIFDEKMLELCMDWLHNKTVFWGLSPVIGPKSKSYWEITNKVVFPHNFETSLQANIDFAKKALQMIKKTNQNAYLMPLRVKLTTYLSPLQEIFQN; encoded by the coding sequence ATGACACGAATCTCGGTAGAATTAATTCCTAGAGATAGAAATCATATCATTAGTGACATGAAACAAGTCAAGGAATGTTTCCCAATTGCCGACAGCATCAATATTCCAGATCTCATGCGTTTTTCTTTAAGAAGCTGGAACGCTTTTCAGATTACCTCTTCATATTATACACGTTCCATTCCTCATATAAGAGCAATTGATATTAATCCCGATCTTCCATTGCCCGGCCATGATATCAATAATTTACAAGAAATTCTGGTTATTCAGGGAGACCCTCCCTCCGATTTCAACAAACATACATATCCCAATTCAACTGAAAGCATTTTAAGACGATATCGAAGGGAACTCCCGCATCTGAAATTGTATGCTGCCTTTGACCCATACCGTCGTTCTCCCAAGGAAGAACTTGAACATGTCCTGTCAAAAAAAGAAGCGGGAGCCAGTGGTTTTTTTACACAACCCATTTTTGATGAGAAAATGCTTGAACTCTGTATGGATTGGTTACACAACAAAACCGTTTTTTGGGGTTTATCACCTGTCATTGGACCAAAATCGAAATCATATTGGGAAATTACCAACAAAGTTGTCTTTCCACATAATTTTGAAACAAGTTTACAGGCCAACATTGATTTTGCAAAAAAAGCCTTACAAATGATCAAAAAAACAAACCAAAATGCTTATTTAATGCCTTTACGCGTCAAATTAACCACCTATCTATCACCATTACAGGAAATTTTTCAAAACTAG